A window of the Herpetosiphon gulosus genome harbors these coding sequences:
- a CDS encoding protein phosphatase 2C domain-containing protein — translation MGFFRKLFGRTSTEPSTLDPVPVATDQSPVAVASPAASEAPTETPTDVVAVASTELPIEPLISAEPLAELPAAQTAGAVATERSQKTTAPLDPEQLPERDPDGTNYLGTRDISAAPIVAKAVSTRGLASWAARDIGRIRRNNQDSVYTGLMSLPDGEHDISVGLFVVADGMGGHEGGEIASRRAIETVMIAVLEQMALPAMADEDPGNPLPLLLMSAVQDANTRIWNEAQSRGTDMGTTCTAALLVGDGLYIAHVGDSRLYAMSDGKLRLITADHSTVGRLIAMGQLTEEETRNHPLRNQLYRTVGQHPEIQVDSIYQSLEGISHLLLCSDGLWSMVDDDEMAAIINETPWPQDACQRLIARANLAGGEDNISAVVVSLPPLQGQGALR, via the coding sequence ATGGGATTTTTTCGTAAATTATTCGGGCGTACTTCAACTGAGCCAAGCACGCTTGATCCAGTTCCTGTTGCAACCGATCAATCACCTGTTGCTGTCGCAAGCCCAGCTGCTAGCGAGGCACCAACCGAAACGCCAACCGATGTTGTAGCAGTTGCCTCAACTGAGTTACCAATCGAGCCATTAATCAGCGCAGAGCCACTTGCCGAATTGCCAGCAGCCCAAACTGCTGGTGCGGTGGCAACCGAACGTTCGCAAAAAACCACTGCGCCACTCGATCCCGAGCAACTGCCCGAGCGTGATCCTGATGGTACGAATTATCTCGGAACCCGCGATATTAGTGCTGCGCCGATCGTTGCTAAAGCGGTCTCAACCCGTGGGCTAGCCAGTTGGGCCGCCCGCGATATTGGCCGAATTCGCCGTAACAATCAAGATAGTGTTTATACTGGATTGATGAGTTTGCCCGATGGTGAACACGATATCAGCGTCGGCCTGTTTGTGGTTGCCGACGGCATGGGCGGCCATGAAGGCGGCGAAATCGCCTCACGCCGAGCGATCGAAACCGTGATGATCGCGGTGTTGGAGCAAATGGCCTTACCAGCTATGGCCGATGAAGATCCTGGTAACCCACTGCCATTGCTGCTGATGAGTGCGGTGCAAGATGCCAACACCCGCATCTGGAACGAAGCTCAATCGCGGGGCACAGATATGGGCACGACCTGCACTGCCGCCTTGTTGGTTGGCGATGGCTTGTATATTGCCCATGTTGGCGATAGCCGTCTGTATGCCATGAGCGATGGCAAACTCCGCCTGATCACCGCTGATCATTCTACTGTGGGGCGCTTGATTGCGATGGGCCAATTGACCGAAGAAGAAACTCGCAATCATCCGCTGCGCAACCAACTCTATCGCACCGTTGGCCAACATCCGGAAATCCAAGTCGATTCAATCTACCAAAGCCTTGAGGGTATCAGCCATTTGTTATTGTGTAGCGATGGCTTATGGAGTATGGTTGACGACGATGAGATGGCGGCAATCATCAACGAAACGCCATGGCCGCAAGATGCCTGCCAGCGTTTGATTGCCCGCGCCAACTTAGCCGGCGGCGAAGATAACATTAGCGCGGTGGTTGTTTCATTGCCACCCTTGCAAGGCCAAGGAGCGCTCCGATGA
- a CDS encoding VWA domain-containing protein codes for MSTQAMVQLRITPGRPAVAQSNDPQIVYLLVEASPAGIPDADLAIPVNLGFIVDRSSSMRGERLYQVKEACNNVVNQLNRQDYFSVVSFNDRAEVVVPCQRPNDKDQIKRAIGMIEAKGGTEMATGMMMGLQEISRPMMSRGISRMVLLTDGRTYGDESRCVEIARRAQSKGIGITALGIGDEWNEDLLETIASAENSRTEYITNAQQIVNVFSEEIKRLQNVMAHKVEIRFHLHPQAEIRSLFRVRPFIAALTPQLHNETLWRMPLGEWVGREDQIFLLELVVPPLPAGNQTICRIEMFYEVPSISSQALQTKVDVQLPVRPADQIRPDVDGVVKHWLERTVAYRLQASAWQHVEQGNIEEATKKLRMAGTRLLESGQTDLAQTVQEEATRLLRSGTTSDEGRKRIKYGTRGLVARERGGEQ; via the coding sequence ATGAGTACCCAAGCAATGGTTCAACTGCGCATTACTCCTGGGCGACCAGCAGTTGCCCAAAGTAACGATCCGCAAATTGTTTATTTGTTGGTCGAAGCCTCGCCTGCTGGCATTCCCGATGCCGATTTGGCGATTCCAGTCAACCTTGGTTTTATTGTTGATCGTAGCTCTTCGATGCGCGGCGAACGGCTTTACCAAGTTAAAGAGGCTTGTAATAACGTCGTCAATCAGCTTAATCGCCAAGATTATTTCTCGGTGGTGTCGTTCAACGATCGAGCTGAAGTGGTTGTGCCCTGCCAACGCCCCAACGATAAAGACCAAATCAAACGCGCGATTGGCATGATCGAGGCCAAAGGTGGCACTGAAATGGCCACAGGCATGATGATGGGCTTGCAGGAAATTTCACGCCCCATGATGAGTCGTGGCATCAGCCGCATGGTTTTATTAACCGATGGCCGTACCTATGGTGATGAAAGCCGCTGTGTCGAAATCGCGCGGCGTGCTCAATCCAAAGGCATCGGCATTACAGCCCTTGGCATTGGCGACGAGTGGAATGAAGATTTACTCGAAACAATCGCCTCAGCCGAAAACAGCCGTACCGAATATATCACCAATGCTCAGCAAATTGTCAACGTTTTCTCCGAGGAGATCAAACGTTTGCAAAATGTGATGGCGCATAAAGTTGAAATACGCTTCCATCTGCACCCGCAGGCTGAAATTCGCTCGCTGTTTCGGGTGCGCCCATTTATTGCCGCACTCACCCCACAGTTGCACAACGAAACTCTTTGGCGCATGCCACTGGGCGAGTGGGTTGGCCGCGAAGATCAAATCTTTTTATTGGAGCTGGTCGTGCCGCCACTGCCAGCAGGCAACCAAACGATCTGCCGGATCGAGATGTTTTACGAAGTGCCCAGTATCAGTAGTCAGGCCTTGCAAACCAAGGTTGATGTGCAACTGCCGGTGCGGCCTGCCGACCAAATTCGGCCTGATGTTGATGGTGTGGTCAAACATTGGCTCGAACGTACCGTGGCCTATCGTTTGCAAGCCTCAGCCTGGCAACATGTTGAGCAAGGCAACATCGAAGAAGCTACCAAAAAGTTACGCATGGCTGGCACGCGCTTGCTCGAATCGGGCCAAACTGATCTCGCCCAAACCGTTCAAGAAGAGGCCACCCGCCTGTTGCGTAGCGGCACAACCAGCGACGAAGGTCGCAAACGGATTAAATACGGCACCCGTGGCTTGGTCGCTCGCGAACGGGGCGGAGAGCAATAG
- a CDS encoding FHA domain-containing protein gives MIKCPACETENLPGTFFCVDCGSSFLPSRIRETTASLGAATMAGGSGNLVIPPPAPPRDTAIPVLRVVILNSGRKLGFNTNQPIVIGRQDSKGSFYPDIDLSTDGGLEAGVSRRHAIIRIQSANVCTLEDLGSSNGTFINREKLAANSPKALRHGDEVRLGNILLRIELTSQ, from the coding sequence ATGATTAAGTGTCCAGCGTGTGAAACCGAAAATTTACCAGGCACCTTCTTTTGCGTTGATTGTGGCTCGTCATTTTTGCCCTCGCGCATCCGTGAAACCACTGCCTCACTCGGCGCAGCAACCATGGCGGGTGGCTCTGGTAATTTAGTCATTCCGCCACCAGCGCCTCCGCGTGATACGGCGATCCCAGTGTTGCGGGTGGTGATTCTCAATAGTGGGCGCAAACTTGGCTTCAACACCAACCAACCAATTGTGATCGGTCGCCAAGATAGCAAGGGCAGTTTTTACCCTGATATTGATCTTTCGACCGATGGCGGTTTAGAGGCTGGCGTTTCACGTCGCCATGCAATTATTCGGATTCAAAGCGCCAATGTTTGCACGCTCGAAGATTTAGGTAGCTCAAATGGCACCTTTATCAACCGTGAAAAGCTGGCTGCCAATAGCCCTAAAGCCCTGCGTCATGGTGATGAAGTGCGTTTGGGCAATATTCTGTTACGAATTGAATTGACTAGCCAATAA
- a CDS encoding helix-turn-helix domain-containing protein, with product MTNAGQNRLGLRFREAREARGISLAQASSETRIIQRYLAALENGEYHHLPGDVYARGFIRNYAQYLNLPADELIDLYRIERGASTPIRIVPAAVPPRRNTIFLPSLWTVILVVLALVVIGYLTLNALGFTTLNSNEGTGGATATSMIATPTLLPTPTAQPTNPDGSVPSPINPLATPTVTVTPTQDVPVQVVLRIDGGSSWLQVLVDGQNTIEGIQNNGWTQTFSAQQTIQVKAGNAAVVEVIHNGKPPVRMGAPNQVVTTIYTPN from the coding sequence ATGACAAACGCTGGACAAAACAGATTAGGCCTTCGATTTCGCGAAGCCCGTGAAGCCCGTGGCATTTCACTGGCTCAAGCTTCAAGTGAAACCCGAATTATCCAACGCTATTTGGCGGCCCTCGAAAATGGTGAATATCATCATCTGCCGGGCGATGTTTATGCCCGTGGTTTTATTCGCAATTATGCTCAATATTTGAATCTGCCCGCAGATGAGTTGATCGATCTGTATCGGATTGAGCGTGGTGCTTCAACCCCGATTCGGATTGTGCCAGCAGCAGTGCCACCCCGTCGGAACACGATTTTTCTGCCCAGTCTTTGGACGGTCATTTTGGTGGTGCTGGCATTGGTCGTAATTGGCTATCTGACGCTGAATGCGCTTGGGTTTACGACACTCAATAGTAATGAAGGCACTGGCGGCGCAACCGCAACTTCAATGATTGCAACTCCAACCTTATTGCCAACCCCAACCGCTCAACCAACCAATCCCGATGGTTCTGTCCCATCGCCAATCAATCCATTGGCAACCCCAACGGTTACTGTAACTCCAACGCAGGATGTGCCAGTCCAGGTTGTCTTGCGAATTGATGGCGGTTCGTCGTGGTTGCAGGTGTTGGTTGATGGCCAAAATACGATTGAAGGGATTCAAAATAACGGCTGGACGCAGACGTTCTCGGCGCAGCAAACGATTCAGGTTAAGGCTGGTAACGCTGCCGTGGTCGAGGTGATTCACAATGGCAAGCCGCCAGTCCGGATGGGTGCACCCAACCAAGTTGTTACCACCATCTATACGCCTAACTAA
- a CDS encoding YajQ family cyclic di-GMP-binding protein: MAEFSFDVVSDFDRQELINAVDQTKRDVGTRYDLKDTNSEITLGEKDITIVTSSELALNAVRDLLETKALRRNLSIKMFDFGEPEEIGGMKIRQVITLRKGIADDIAKKIQKLIKAEVPKAQARIQGDSLRVSSKSKDELQAVMALLRERGDDFPLPLQFNNYR, encoded by the coding sequence GTGGCTGAATTTAGTTTTGATGTGGTTTCAGATTTTGATCGTCAAGAGTTGATTAATGCGGTTGATCAAACCAAACGTGATGTTGGCACACGCTATGATTTGAAAGATACAAATAGCGAAATTACGCTTGGTGAGAAAGATATTACAATTGTGACCAGCAGCGAATTGGCATTAAATGCAGTTCGCGATTTGCTCGAAACCAAGGCTTTACGGCGGAATCTCTCAATCAAAATGTTCGATTTTGGCGAGCCAGAGGAAATTGGCGGCATGAAGATTCGCCAAGTTATTACCTTGCGCAAAGGCATCGCTGACGATATTGCCAAGAAAATTCAAAAATTGATTAAGGCCGAGGTTCCCAAGGCTCAAGCTCGTATCCAAGGCGATTCGTTGCGGGTTTCATCGAAGAGCAAAGACGAATTACAAGCAGTGATGGCTTTGCTGCGCGAACGCGGCGACGATTTCCCATTACCATTGCAATTCAACAATTATCGCTAA
- a CDS encoding oxidoreductase has protein sequence MPINLALVGFGMASQVFHAPLIMAEPRLNLHTIVQRSSQSARTSYPHVQIVSDLAEALADPAIELVVIATPNQTHADLAAQALSAGKHVVVDKPFTLNSQQADQLMSLAQQRQRVLSVFHNRRWDGDFLTAQAVIQAGWLGRLVSYECHYDRYRPQLKQGAWREQASQGSGILYDLGAHLIDQVLMLFGMPQSITAQLAKQREGAQTVDYFDLRLGYAELHVTLKAGMLVRELGPRFSLHGTNGSWIKYGIDPQEAALKAGQAPNSPDWGQEPATDWGILNAELNGLALRGTVETIAGKYPAYYQNVAQAIQGEAELIVQASQAQAVIRLIELAEQSVAEQRTITM, from the coding sequence ATGCCGATTAATCTGGCTTTAGTGGGTTTTGGCATGGCCAGCCAAGTGTTTCATGCCCCGCTCATTATGGCCGAACCACGCTTGAATTTACATACGATCGTTCAACGTAGCAGCCAAAGCGCCCGCACCAGCTATCCCCATGTCCAAATCGTGAGCGATCTAGCTGAGGCGTTGGCTGATCCCGCGATTGAGTTGGTGGTGATCGCCACACCCAATCAAACCCACGCCGACTTAGCGGCCCAAGCCTTGAGCGCAGGCAAACATGTGGTGGTTGATAAGCCATTTACCCTCAATAGTCAACAGGCTGATCAATTAATGAGCTTGGCACAACAGCGGCAACGCGTGCTGAGCGTCTTTCACAATCGGCGTTGGGATGGCGATTTTTTAACCGCTCAAGCAGTGATTCAGGCAGGCTGGTTGGGGCGTTTGGTCAGCTACGAATGCCATTATGATCGCTATCGACCACAACTAAAACAAGGGGCTTGGCGTGAGCAAGCTAGCCAAGGCAGTGGCATTCTGTATGATCTCGGCGCACATTTAATCGATCAAGTCTTGATGTTGTTTGGAATGCCCCAATCGATCACGGCCCAGCTTGCCAAGCAACGCGAGGGTGCGCAAACTGTCGATTATTTTGATCTGCGCTTGGGTTATGCTGAGCTGCACGTCACGCTCAAAGCAGGCATGTTGGTGCGCGAATTGGGGCCACGCTTCAGTCTCCATGGCACAAATGGCTCATGGATCAAATATGGCATTGATCCCCAAGAAGCAGCTTTGAAAGCAGGCCAAGCGCCAAATAGCCCAGATTGGGGTCAAGAACCAGCGACAGATTGGGGTATACTCAATGCTGAGCTGAATGGTTTAGCCTTGCGTGGCACAGTCGAAACTATCGCAGGCAAGTATCCGGCCTATTATCAGAATGTGGCTCAAGCCATTCAAGGCGAGGCTGAGCTAATCGTTCAGGCGAGCCAAGCCCAAGCGGTGATTCGGCTAATTGAGTTGGCTGAGCAAAGCGTTGCTGAACAACGCACAATTACCATGTAA
- a CDS encoding ABC transporter substrate-binding protein, translated as MVRKWRWKLALVSLLTTVLAACGGGSATQAPTTNPNRVTLTIESWRSDDQKVWTEQIIPLFEKSHPDIHVEFRPTAPTEYNAALNSKLEAGTAGDLITCRPFDVSLGLYTAGHLTALDDLQGIAHFSDVAKSAWQTDDGKTLFCLPMASVIHGFIYNKAIFNELGLSEPKTVDEFFAVLDKIKQDGRYTPLVMGTAEQWESATMGFQNIGPNYWFGENGRKALIDGSAKLSDAAYVSTLKDLARWGDYLPDGFEAVKYADAQMLFASGKGAIYPAGSWDISYFNQNAKFELGAFKAPVAKANDQCFISDHTDIGIGINAKTAHMAQARTFLEWMTGPEFAGEFSNALPGFFSLSDYPVSLKNPLAQTFVDWRKQCQSTIRNSYQILSRGEPNLENELWRMSVGVIDGTFTPEAAAQDLQKGLDNWYKKP; from the coding sequence ATGGTTCGCAAATGGCGTTGGAAACTCGCTTTGGTTAGCCTATTAACGACCGTTTTAGCTGCGTGTGGTGGCGGCAGCGCAACCCAAGCTCCTACCACTAATCCCAATCGAGTCACGCTAACGATTGAAAGCTGGCGCAGCGACGACCAAAAGGTCTGGACTGAGCAGATTATCCCGCTGTTTGAAAAGAGCCATCCTGATATTCATGTGGAGTTTCGGCCTACCGCACCCACCGAATATAACGCTGCCCTGAATAGCAAACTTGAGGCTGGCACTGCTGGCGATCTGATCACCTGTCGGCCTTTTGATGTTTCATTAGGTTTGTATACAGCTGGTCATTTGACGGCACTCGACGATTTGCAAGGTATTGCCCATTTTAGCGACGTGGCCAAAAGTGCTTGGCAAACCGATGATGGCAAAACACTCTTCTGCTTGCCGATGGCCTCGGTTATCCATGGCTTTATCTACAACAAAGCAATTTTTAACGAGCTCGGTTTGAGCGAACCTAAAACCGTCGATGAGTTTTTTGCGGTGCTCGATAAAATCAAGCAAGATGGTCGCTATACGCCCTTGGTGATGGGTACTGCTGAGCAATGGGAATCAGCAACCATGGGCTTCCAAAACATCGGGCCGAATTATTGGTTTGGTGAAAATGGCCGTAAAGCGTTGATCGATGGCAGCGCTAAATTATCCGATGCTGCTTATGTTTCAACTCTGAAAGATTTAGCCCGCTGGGGCGATTATTTGCCTGATGGTTTTGAAGCGGTCAAATATGCCGATGCTCAGATGTTGTTTGCCTCGGGCAAGGGGGCCATCTACCCCGCTGGCTCGTGGGATATTAGCTACTTCAACCAAAATGCCAAATTCGAACTTGGCGCATTCAAAGCTCCAGTTGCCAAAGCCAATGATCAATGCTTTATCAGCGATCATACCGATATTGGAATTGGGATTAACGCCAAGACTGCCCACATGGCCCAAGCCCGTACCTTCCTTGAGTGGATGACTGGGCCAGAATTTGCTGGTGAATTTAGCAATGCCCTGCCTGGCTTCTTCAGCCTCTCAGATTATCCGGTAAGCTTGAAAAATCCCTTGGCCCAAACCTTTGTTGATTGGCGTAAACAATGTCAATCGACCATCCGTAACTCCTACCAAATTCTCTCACGCGGCGAGCCAAACCTCGAAAACGAACTCTGGCGCATGAGTGTTGGCGTGATTGATGGCACATTTACACCTGAAGCTGCAGCCCAAGATCTGCAAAAAGGCTTAGATAATTGGTACAAAAAGCCCTAA
- a CDS encoding sugar ABC transporter permease, which yields MLRPNKSRPRWHIAVFLAPALLLYSIVLVFPLLDTLRLSLFSSNGESFVGLSNYQRLFTDSQWWPYFWRALKNTVLFFILHMLLQNPLGLLLAALLDSKNLRGRSIYRTLLFSPTMLSFVIVGFVWQLILSPTWGIAPAISEFLGVRYRPWLGLESTSLPTVALISIWQFVGIPMLFFMTALLAVPQDILEAARVDGASAWQLFWRVKFPLILPTVGIVSILTFIGNFNAFDLVYTAKGALAGPNFSTDLLGTFFYRTFYGFQLQLGDYAMGTTIAVVIFLIILFGSLLYLLGWQRKVVTYEL from the coding sequence ATGCTGCGCCCCAACAAATCGCGCCCACGCTGGCATATTGCGGTATTTCTAGCACCAGCCCTGTTGCTGTATAGTATTGTGCTGGTTTTTCCCTTGCTCGATACCTTGCGTTTGAGCTTGTTTAGCTCCAATGGCGAGAGTTTTGTTGGCTTGAGCAATTATCAACGCCTATTTACTGATAGCCAGTGGTGGCCCTATTTTTGGCGAGCGCTCAAAAATACTGTGCTCTTTTTTATTTTACACATGTTGTTGCAAAACCCCTTGGGCTTGTTGTTGGCAGCATTGTTAGATAGCAAAAATCTACGCGGACGCAGCATCTACCGCACCCTCTTGTTTTCGCCAACCATGCTTTCGTTTGTGATTGTGGGCTTTGTGTGGCAACTAATTTTAAGCCCAACTTGGGGTATTGCTCCGGCTATTAGTGAATTTTTGGGTGTGCGCTATCGGCCATGGCTCGGCTTAGAAAGCACCTCCTTGCCAACGGTTGCCTTAATTTCAATTTGGCAATTTGTCGGTATTCCCATGCTCTTTTTTATGACGGCGCTCTTGGCCGTACCCCAAGATATTTTGGAAGCAGCACGAGTTGATGGTGCGAGTGCTTGGCAATTGTTCTGGCGGGTCAAATTTCCGCTGATCCTGCCAACCGTTGGGATTGTGAGCATTTTGACCTTTATTGGCAATTTCAATGCTTTCGATTTGGTCTATACCGCCAAGGGAGCGCTGGCCGGGCCAAATTTCTCGACCGATTTACTTGGAACCTTCTTCTATCGCACCTTCTATGGCTTTCAACTGCAACTCGGCGATTATGCCATGGGTACAACGATTGCCGTCGTGATTTTCTTAATCATTTTATTTGGTAGCCTGTTATATTTGCTTGGCTGGCAACGTAAGGTTGTAACCTATGAGCTCTAA
- a CDS encoding carbohydrate ABC transporter permease, with translation MAQPKTSPNALRPSRWLTPLLVHAVLGSYTLVAIAPVILVVLNSFKGSQAIFQQPYALPIGANFDPIGYTTVFEQTAIFRYLGNSLMVTLGSILLILLFGAMTAFGLTEYRFRGRGFLTLYALIGLMIPIRLATVSILKLMVALNLQDTIWSLIMVYSAQGLPMAIFVLSQYMRQVPSDLKDAARLDGANEYQVFWLVVPLMRPALATLAIFVMLPIWNDLWFPLVLAPGEASRTLTLGAQQFLGQFQTDWSALLAMLTLAIAPVLVLYLIFSRQLIRGLTAGTVKG, from the coding sequence ATGGCTCAACCCAAAACCTCACCAAATGCGCTACGCCCGAGTCGCTGGCTCACACCGTTGTTGGTGCATGCGGTGTTGGGCAGTTATACTTTAGTGGCAATTGCTCCGGTTATTTTGGTGGTGCTGAATTCATTTAAAGGCTCGCAAGCAATTTTTCAACAGCCCTATGCCCTGCCAATTGGTGCAAACTTTGATCCGATTGGCTATACCACCGTGTTTGAGCAAACGGCCATTTTTCGCTATCTCGGCAATAGTTTGATGGTAACGCTTGGCTCGATTTTGCTGATTTTGCTGTTTGGCGCAATGACGGCCTTTGGCCTGACCGAATATCGTTTTCGTGGACGCGGCTTTTTGACCTTGTATGCCCTGATTGGCTTGATGATTCCGATTCGTTTGGCAACTGTCAGTATTCTCAAATTGATGGTCGCGCTAAATTTGCAAGATACGATTTGGTCGTTGATTATGGTGTATAGTGCTCAAGGCTTGCCGATGGCAATTTTTGTGCTTTCGCAATATATGCGCCAAGTGCCAAGCGACCTCAAGGATGCAGCACGGCTTGATGGAGCCAACGAATATCAAGTATTTTGGCTGGTTGTGCCCTTGATGCGCCCAGCCCTCGCGACCTTGGCAATTTTTGTGATGCTGCCAATTTGGAATGATCTGTGGTTTCCCTTGGTCTTGGCTCCTGGCGAAGCTTCGCGCACGCTCACGCTGGGCGCACAACAATTCCTTGGTCAATTTCAAACCGATTGGAGCGCCTTGCTCGCGATGTTGACCTTAGCAATTGCTCCAGTTTTAGTGCTCTACCTCATTTTCTCACGCCAACTCATTCGTGGCCTCACCGCCGGTACCGTCAAAGGGTAA
- a CDS encoding response regulator transcription factor gives MRLLNRTNERHEDNNPHQRKILVADDDPAILRLVEVALSGQRYQLVTVSNGLEALKMYRDGEYQLLLIDVMMPYVDGFTVTERIRSRSDVPIIIITARDGTDDVVHGFELGADDYITKPFRTAELQARVEAIIRRVEGYQHRKASPIVRIGDLEIDEPRHKVLLAGEDVNLTPMEFELLYFLAANSGQVFDREVLFREVWGYEYVGQTNLVDVCVRRLREKIEEQPSKPRRILTVRGVGYKLADGGSL, from the coding sequence ATGCGGCTGCTTAACCGAACCAACGAACGCCATGAAGATAACAACCCCCATCAACGTAAAATTCTGGTTGCTGATGATGATCCAGCGATTTTGCGCTTGGTTGAGGTGGCGTTAAGTGGCCAGCGCTATCAACTTGTCACGGTTTCCAATGGCCTCGAAGCGCTCAAAATGTATCGCGATGGCGAATATCAGCTCTTGCTGATTGACGTAATGATGCCGTATGTTGATGGCTTCACGGTGACTGAGCGCATTCGTTCGCGCTCCGATGTGCCAATTATTATCATTACTGCTCGTGATGGTACTGATGATGTAGTCCATGGCTTTGAGTTGGGCGCTGACGATTACATTACCAAGCCTTTTCGCACTGCCGAGTTGCAAGCTCGGGTTGAAGCAATTATCCGTCGGGTTGAAGGCTATCAGCATCGCAAGGCATCACCAATTGTGCGGATCGGCGATTTAGAGATTGACGAGCCACGCCATAAAGTGCTGCTGGCGGGTGAGGACGTTAATCTTACGCCGATGGAATTTGAGTTGCTCTATTTTCTAGCTGCCAACTCCGGCCAAGTTTTTGATCGTGAAGTCTTGTTTCGTGAAGTTTGGGGCTACGAATATGTTGGCCAAACCAATTTGGTCGATGTCTGTGTGCGCCGCTTGCGCGAAAAAATCGAAGAGCAACCATCCAAGCCGCGACGCATTCTGACGGTGCGCGGGGTTGGCTATAAATTAGCCGATGGTGGTTCGCTGTAG
- the gap gene encoding type I glyceraldehyde-3-phosphate dehydrogenase: protein MARVAINGFGRIGRQSFKTILDHYRDELEIVAINDLTDNQTLAHLLKYDSTYGSFDGDVTATEDTISVTFADEDEPMVIKALAERDPSKLPWGELNVDIVIESTGIFTDATKAKMHLDAGAKKVIISAPAKNEDITVCMGVNEENYDAEKHTIVSNASCTTNCLAPVAKVLNDKFGIVRGLMTTIHSYTMDQNLQDGPHKDLRRARAAALNMVPTTTGAAKAVALVIPELKGKFDGFAVRVPTPTVSMVDFVVELAEGATVESINNAFIEASEGAMEGVLGVTNEELVSSDFIGTSYSSVVDLSLTMAMGDKMVKVVAWYDNEWGYATRIADLTAYIAEKL, encoded by the coding sequence GTGGCACGAGTAGCAATCAACGGCTTCGGTCGCATCGGTCGCCAAAGCTTCAAAACCATCTTGGATCACTATCGCGATGAGTTGGAAATTGTTGCAATCAACGACCTGACCGATAACCAAACGTTGGCCCACCTGCTCAAGTACGATTCAACCTATGGTTCATTCGATGGCGATGTTACCGCCACTGAAGATACAATCAGCGTTACCTTCGCCGATGAAGACGAGCCAATGGTCATCAAGGCCTTGGCCGAGCGCGATCCGTCAAAATTACCATGGGGTGAGCTAAACGTCGATATCGTGATTGAATCGACTGGGATTTTTACTGATGCAACCAAAGCCAAAATGCACTTAGATGCAGGCGCAAAGAAAGTTATCATCAGTGCTCCCGCCAAGAACGAAGACATCACCGTGTGTATGGGCGTGAACGAAGAAAACTACGACGCTGAAAAACATACGATTGTCTCAAATGCATCATGTACCACCAACTGTTTGGCTCCAGTAGCCAAAGTGTTGAACGATAAGTTCGGCATTGTGCGTGGCTTGATGACCACCATTCACTCATACACGATGGACCAAAATCTGCAAGACGGCCCCCACAAAGATTTGCGCCGCGCTCGCGCCGCTGCTTTGAACATGGTTCCAACAACCACGGGTGCTGCTAAAGCTGTTGCTTTGGTTATCCCTGAGTTGAAGGGCAAATTCGATGGTTTCGCCGTGCGCGTCCCAACCCCAACCGTTTCGATGGTTGATTTTGTGGTTGAATTGGCCGAAGGCGCAACCGTTGAATCGATCAATAATGCCTTTATTGAAGCCTCAGAAGGCGCAATGGAAGGCGTGTTGGGCGTAACCAATGAAGAGCTGGTCTCATCAGACTTCATCGGTACTTCATACTCAAGCGTGGTTGACTTGAGCTTGACCATGGCAATGGGCGACAAGATGGTCAAAGTTGTTGCTTGGTACGACAACGAATGGGGCTATGCTACCCGCATCGCCGACCTCACCGCTTATATCGCTGAAAAGCTCTAA